From Calothrix sp. PCC 6303, a single genomic window includes:
- a CDS encoding iron-containing redox enzyme family protein, translating into MQILKPKQIANAKTPELSWAELIELPTLEMAVAQVATTYNFCQHPYFIWSDDSVTKRDDFLNSQLPFRYAVEFFPQALAAVLARIPTLEARLLIFANIAEEHGYGNTLRSHKFTFQEYLQALGANEVELNTPCSTSVLAFNQSILSFCLTQSPEAGAAMLGIIEYLYVGISANIARIISERNWAIPGSQSHYKNHEKLDTEHARDLLNMANPAWGETTTRSHVAQALVLGAYYFWRLYSDLCPTL; encoded by the coding sequence ATGCAAATATTGAAACCAAAGCAAATTGCGAACGCAAAAACACCAGAATTATCTTGGGCAGAATTAATAGAATTACCAACTTTAGAAATGGCTGTGGCACAAGTGGCGACAACTTATAATTTTTGCCAGCATCCCTACTTTATCTGGAGCGATGATTCCGTAACTAAGCGCGATGATTTTCTGAACAGCCAATTACCATTTCGCTATGCAGTAGAGTTCTTTCCCCAAGCATTAGCTGCCGTTCTCGCACGCATTCCCACCCTGGAAGCGCGACTATTAATATTTGCGAATATCGCCGAAGAACATGGCTACGGAAATACTCTACGTTCCCATAAATTTACCTTTCAGGAATATTTACAAGCTTTGGGAGCAAATGAAGTTGAGTTAAATACACCCTGTTCAACCTCAGTTTTGGCTTTCAACCAATCAATTTTATCTTTTTGTTTAACTCAAAGTCCCGAAGCCGGAGCCGCGATGTTAGGCATAATTGAATACTTGTATGTGGGAATTAGTGCAAATATCGCCCGCATTATCAGCGAACGAAATTGGGCAATTCCTGGTAGCCAGTCCCATTACAAAAATCACGAAAAACTTGATACCGAACATGCTAGAGATTTGTTGAACATGGCAAACCCAGCTTGGGGAGAAACAACAACGCGATCGCATGTTGCCCAAGCCCTTGTTCTCGGTGCTTACTATTTTTGGAGACTTTACAGTGATTTATGCCCCACCCTCTGA
- a CDS encoding Bro-N domain-containing protein — protein sequence MSSLSVFEFESKQVRFVGTEDCPEWIAQDVCDVLENGQAWNILRDYDEDEKGLYSIQTLGGEQQMLTVTEPGLYRLIFKSRKPVAKRFQRWVLHEVLPSIRKTGKYEIPQPQNILPLPPTDIRLVNFVNALSVIGIDTTNPRINQAVQDLVSNQIFGIQPQLSAQTERWQGVAEIAESIGYSHIPRDLSLRTQLGKFVSRYAETHQLVRKQERRLCNGTMRDIWLYLVTEQLKNLIETWCRNCG from the coding sequence ATGTCTAGTTTATCGGTTTTTGAATTTGAGTCAAAACAAGTTCGGTTTGTAGGGACTGAAGACTGCCCCGAATGGATAGCTCAAGACGTTTGCGATGTACTTGAAAACGGGCAGGCTTGGAATATTTTGCGAGATTACGACGAAGACGAAAAGGGTCTATATAGTATACAGACCCTTGGAGGGGAACAGCAAATGCTGACTGTGACTGAGCCTGGGCTTTATCGCTTGATTTTTAAGTCGCGCAAGCCCGTGGCAAAACGTTTTCAAAGATGGGTACTTCATGAAGTACTACCCAGCATTCGTAAGACAGGGAAATATGAGATTCCGCAACCCCAAAACATTCTTCCACTTCCACCAACAGATATTCGTTTGGTTAATTTTGTGAACGCGCTCTCTGTGATTGGTATTGATACGACTAATCCAAGAATTAATCAAGCGGTTCAAGATTTAGTAAGCAATCAAATATTTGGGATACAACCACAATTATCTGCACAAACAGAACGCTGGCAAGGAGTAGCAGAGATAGCTGAATCAATTGGTTACAGCCATATTCCACGCGATTTAAGCTTACGCACTCAGCTAGGTAAATTTGTGTCGCGCTATGCCGAAACACACCAGTTAGTTCGCAAACAGGAAAGACGTTTGTGCAATGGTACGATGCGAGATATTTGGTTGTACCTTGTAACGGAGCAGTTGAAAAATTTGATAGAAACTTGGTGTCGAAATTGCGGATAA
- a CDS encoding type IV secretory system conjugative DNA transfer family protein — protein MNQQFTFSSTNRSVTEQKSNGIKSSFDINGLFQYFANPEGLTMIGVLVFLILLSQFSGAKKGKISTGRVVGRGEKLAATNLALKQIRDRKHNKVTFWCGSPNYWFPGRFKNTCARFQTMLGASPTVWIPHAERSTLVLGAPGSGKTFGTIDRMAESCMAQEFPLIVYDKKGDQMKLLAPLAARYGYKVWIFAPGEPYSEVINPLDFMENQEDAVTAAQIAQVINANAGGSGKSDEFFSKAADLLAKALIQLAKGSDCPDLAMVYCIQSTDGFINKLHAAVQAGRVSRWVAASFQQYLKAKDSEKTIASIDTTTVGIFSGFMQRSLLPSFIGKSTIPTKLSGKQILIFKLDDPRRDVVGPLLAAALHMTIVSNLSTPRKDPLGIFIDELPSLYLKALPQWINEYRSNGACFVLGVQSLEQLANAYGENLSVAIASACSTKILYNPANYSTAEKFSQSYGHKEFIVKNKSISDSKEGRTVTWTDNLQTMPILTADEIMRFPQGKCVITNPGYTSGSEGSIPYPVTIPIPKSDVRRISTSQELWENQICPRLIMRSPQIHLSQLDESIDLRRYIAEQLLTVGEQDLSVGKKSEEIELVNPNSDPAW, from the coding sequence AATTTACATTCTCTTCAACGAATAGAAGCGTAACTGAACAAAAATCGAACGGGATAAAATCGAGCTTTGATATCAATGGATTATTTCAATACTTCGCTAATCCCGAAGGATTGACAATGATAGGAGTTTTAGTATTTCTAATTTTATTAAGTCAATTTTCTGGTGCTAAAAAAGGTAAGATTTCCACAGGAAGGGTAGTGGGGAGAGGGGAAAAGCTTGCAGCAACCAATCTCGCTCTCAAACAAATACGCGATCGCAAACACAATAAAGTGACTTTTTGGTGTGGTTCTCCCAACTATTGGTTTCCTGGCAGATTCAAAAATACATGTGCAAGATTTCAAACCATGCTTGGAGCATCCCCCACAGTTTGGATTCCCCATGCTGAACGTTCTACCCTGGTTCTTGGCGCTCCTGGTTCTGGTAAAACTTTCGGAACAATCGATCGCATGGCTGAAAGTTGCATGGCACAGGAATTTCCCCTAATTGTCTACGACAAGAAAGGCGACCAAATGAAACTGCTTGCACCCCTCGCAGCCAGATACGGCTACAAAGTGTGGATATTTGCACCGGGAGAACCATATAGTGAAGTCATAAATCCCCTGGATTTTATGGAGAATCAAGAAGATGCGGTGACAGCAGCACAAATTGCCCAGGTCATAAATGCCAATGCTGGTGGTAGTGGTAAAAGTGATGAATTTTTCTCCAAAGCAGCTGATTTATTAGCTAAAGCATTAATCCAACTTGCGAAGGGTAGCGACTGCCCAGATTTAGCGATGGTTTACTGCATTCAATCAACTGATGGCTTTATCAACAAATTGCACGCAGCAGTGCAAGCAGGTAGAGTCTCTCGTTGGGTTGCAGCATCTTTCCAGCAATATCTCAAAGCCAAGGATAGCGAGAAAACCATCGCTTCGATTGACACAACCACGGTAGGGATATTTTCAGGATTTATGCAGCGATCGCTCCTCCCATCTTTCATCGGCAAAAGCACTATCCCCACCAAACTATCGGGAAAGCAAATCCTGATTTTCAAATTAGATGACCCCAGACGCGATGTTGTCGGACCATTACTTGCTGCTGCACTCCACATGACGATTGTCAGTAATTTATCCACTCCCAGAAAAGACCCATTGGGAATATTTATCGACGAATTACCGTCACTGTATCTCAAAGCTTTACCCCAGTGGATTAACGAATATAGAAGCAACGGTGCTTGTTTTGTTTTGGGTGTTCAGTCATTGGAACAGTTGGCTAACGCATACGGGGAGAATTTGAGTGTTGCGATCGCAAGTGCTTGTAGTACGAAAATTCTCTACAACCCAGCAAATTACTCAACAGCCGAAAAATTCTCCCAATCCTACGGACACAAGGAATTTATCGTTAAAAACAAATCCATCAGTGATTCAAAGGAAGGACGAACCGTTACTTGGACAGATAACCTGCAAACAATGCCAATTCTCACCGCAGATGAGATAATGCGCTTCCCCCAAGGAAAGTGTGTCATCACTAACCCTGGTTATACATCAGGAAGCGAAGGTTCGATTCCTTACCCTGTCACCATTCCCATTCCCAAATCAGATGTCCGCCGAATCTCAACTAGTCAGGAACTTTGGGAAAATCAGATTTGTCCAAGGCTGATTATGCGTTCTCCTCAAATTCATCTTAGCCAGTTAGATGAATCAATTGACTTGAGGAGATATATTGCAGAACAACTGTTGACAGTTGGAGAACAGGATTTATCTGTAGGTAAAAAAAGCGAAGAAATAGAATTAGTTAATCCAAATTCTGACCCTGCTTGGTAA
- a CDS encoding mobilization protein MobD encodes MARIHLIDGEKGGVGKSLFARVMVQYAIAKKLEHALVDTDITNQDVKRFYDYAIDAEFSEAVNKGDRADIIFELARKQPVIVNLPANVFPRVNNWISRGRLLEVADKYGVDICKWFVCDGGFESIDLLYQSMNLYKDKMLHVLVRNLAKTDDWSFLEDDINYQEFKNKHKNTLKIIDFPLLYPGDRYFIDSKKFRFDAPEIEETMPIMSQQRLSTFLEESNCAIENTQLWAKDKQAKKK; translated from the coding sequence ATGGCGAGAATACATTTAATCGATGGCGAAAAAGGTGGTGTGGGTAAGTCGCTGTTTGCTCGTGTAATGGTGCAGTATGCGATCGCTAAAAAGCTCGAACATGCTTTAGTTGATACGGATATTACTAACCAAGATGTTAAAAGGTTTTATGACTATGCGATTGATGCCGAATTTAGCGAAGCTGTAAATAAAGGGGATAGAGCAGATATCATCTTTGAATTAGCCAGGAAACAACCCGTTATTGTGAATTTACCTGCCAACGTATTTCCAAGAGTCAATAACTGGATAAGTAGAGGACGCTTGTTAGAAGTCGCAGATAAATATGGTGTGGATATTTGTAAGTGGTTTGTTTGTGATGGGGGTTTTGAATCTATCGATTTGCTTTATCAATCGATGAATTTGTATAAAGATAAGATGCTCCATGTCTTGGTTAGGAATTTGGCTAAAACCGACGATTGGAGTTTTCTAGAAGATGATATTAACTACCAAGAGTTCAAGAATAAACACAAAAATACTCTCAAAATAATTGACTTCCCGTTACTCTATCCGGGAGACAGATATTTCATCGATTCTAAGAAATTCCGATTTGATGCGCCAGAAATTGAAGAAACAATGCCCATAATGTCCCAGCAACGACTATCGACATTTTTAGAAGAATCAAATTGTGCGATTGAAAATACTCAATTGTGGGCAAAGGATAAGCAAGCAAAGAAAAAATAA
- a CDS encoding ParM/StbA family protein has protein sequence MGRLNRQVHPEVTLTLDFGGSGTKGIAQIRGGKPTAIWMEPSVIEATKISLAFQTRNLGNAYPENTAWVGIGEDYRAVGYLARSTYNATPGLKPRKYELALYKTLAVVWAIKQKFKLPDSFDISIALLLPPGEFEDSALLKPMLRDALAEFETPTGELKANLIGYECFPEGGGIYAMYCKNTGEAIRRKVIALVMLGYRNASVMISRRGILNRGKTTNLGMSKMLDLVIDRTSGLAAEELIRAIISAGSEPKPQHFHHLCSSSNHRNTEIEKIILAVHSSRAEYAIALTNWLKEVLPSRNELDEVIICGGTADYLREELDTVFPITPIVWHGGVEIPSNLNEQWLGSRLADVWALSVYHSIKVRAARREEAANG, from the coding sequence ATGGGTAGATTAAACAGGCAAGTACACCCCGAAGTGACTTTAACACTTGACTTTGGTGGGAGCGGAACTAAGGGAATCGCACAAATCCGAGGTGGCAAGCCAACAGCTATTTGGATGGAACCCTCTGTTATCGAAGCAACCAAAATCTCTCTGGCATTCCAAACTCGCAATCTGGGTAATGCATATCCAGAAAACACAGCTTGGGTGGGAATTGGTGAAGATTATCGAGCGGTGGGATACTTGGCACGGAGTACATACAACGCCACACCTGGATTAAAACCACGCAAGTATGAACTGGCTTTGTACAAAACCCTGGCTGTTGTGTGGGCAATCAAGCAAAAATTCAAGTTACCCGACTCCTTCGACATTTCTATCGCGCTGCTGCTACCACCAGGAGAATTTGAAGATTCGGCGTTGCTGAAACCGATGCTCAGGGATGCTTTAGCTGAATTTGAGACACCAACAGGAGAACTAAAGGCGAATTTGATTGGTTATGAGTGCTTTCCAGAGGGTGGTGGAATCTATGCGATGTATTGTAAAAACACAGGTGAAGCAATTCGGCGCAAAGTTATCGCCTTAGTGATGTTAGGGTATCGCAATGCCTCCGTAATGATATCGCGGCGGGGTATTTTGAATCGGGGAAAAACTACTAATTTGGGCATGTCCAAGATGCTGGATTTAGTCATCGATCGCACGTCTGGTTTGGCAGCAGAGGAATTAATCAGAGCTATTATATCTGCTGGCAGCGAACCTAAACCCCAACATTTCCATCATCTATGCAGTTCCAGTAATCATAGAAATACAGAAATCGAGAAAATCATACTTGCCGTCCATTCCTCCAGAGCAGAATATGCGATCGCACTCACGAATTGGCTAAAGGAAGTATTGCCATCACGCAACGAATTAGACGAGGTGATTATTTGTGGTGGTACAGCTGATTATTTACGAGAAGAGCTAGATACTGTGTTTCCAATAACACCTATAGTTTGGCATGGAGGCGTAGAAATTCCATCAAACTTAAATGAACAATGGCTGGGTAGTCGTCTGGCTGATGTATGGGCATTGTCTGTATACCACAGTATCAAAGTTAGAGCAGCAAGGAGGGAGGAAGCAGCAAATGGGTAG
- a CDS encoding response regulator, which yields MDKIRVVLIEDHELSLIGIRTILKRDDNILIVGEATNGTDGLHLLNKLQPDIAIIDIGLPDKDGIQITQEIKQSHPEIKVIILTLRDSKETVLTAFAAGVNSYCMKDIGFEKLIEVIHLTYCGHTWIDPAIAHFLLEQVKKNFDRYNSHYSDNYLDEEMEDLYTLTERELEILQLIVDGNRNASIATKLYITLGTVKAHVRNILIKVGAEDRTQAAVHALRYGLLN from the coding sequence ATGGATAAAATTCGTGTGGTTCTTATTGAAGACCATGAACTTTCTCTTATCGGCATTAGAACAATACTCAAGCGAGATGACAACATTTTAATTGTGGGAGAAGCAACTAATGGAACAGATGGATTACATCTATTAAATAAATTACAACCTGATATTGCCATTATCGATATTGGTTTACCCGATAAAGATGGAATTCAAATAACGCAGGAAATTAAACAAAGTCATCCAGAAATAAAAGTTATCATTTTAACTCTACGTGATAGTAAAGAAACCGTATTAACAGCATTTGCTGCGGGTGTAAATTCTTACTGTATGAAGGATATTGGCTTCGAGAAACTTATCGAAGTTATACATCTGACCTATTGTGGTCACACTTGGATTGACCCTGCGATCGCACATTTTTTACTCGAACAAGTCAAGAAAAATTTCGATAGATATAACTCCCATTACTCGGATAATTATCTTGATGAAGAAATGGAAGATTTATACACGTTAACTGAGAGGGAATTAGAGATATTGCAGTTGATTGTTGATGGGAATAGGAATGCATCAATTGCAACAAAATTGTATATCACTCTGGGAACTGTGAAAGCCCATGTTCGGAATATTCTCATTAAAGTTGGTGCAGAAGACCGTACCCAAGCTGCGGTTCATGCTTTGCGTTACGGTTTGTTGAATTAA
- a CDS encoding NACHT domain-containing protein gives MKRVACLKDSAISPTRRKTQIPVLVELRYCETSIFDLIIPFLHRHHPSLNIDTETIKTLLRQGQFLLLIDGVNELPSQEARSHLHKFRQDYQQTIPMIFTTRDLGVGGDLGIDKKLEMQPLTETQMGEFVRGYLGETGEQMLQQTKTYVRQATSRKLRLVENQKISSKR, from the coding sequence ATGAAACGCGTAGCGTGTCTGAAAGACTCAGCAATCTCACCAACTCGCAGGAAAACCCAAATCCCCGTATTGGTGGAACTACGATATTGCGAAACTTCGATTTTCGATTTAATTATCCCCTTTCTCCACCGTCATCATCCTAGCTTAAATATCGACACCGAAACCATCAAAACATTATTGCGACAGGGGCAATTTTTACTCCTCATCGATGGTGTTAACGAATTACCATCACAAGAAGCGCGATCGCATTTACACAAATTTCGCCAAGATTACCAACAAACCATCCCAATGATATTCACGACGCGGGATTTGGGGGTAGGTGGAGATTTGGGAATTGACAAAAAGCTGGAAATGCAACCCCTGACGGAAACCCAGATGGGGGAATTTGTGCGGGGGTATCTGGGTGAAACTGGGGAACAGATGTTGCAACAGACTAAGACTTACGTCAGACAAGCTACGTCGCGCAAGCTTCGCTTGGTGGAGAACCAAAAAATAAGCTCTAAGCGCTGA
- a CDS encoding type II toxin-antitoxin system YhaV family toxin gives MAKFVSNDWEIYFHPQLFGTQYQELFDRVSELRKKLPESEFKTHATVKLFAAITIAIETKIPSDPLASHFALTGALKRYGRVKKMGLPERYRLFFRAFDTPKLKSIVILWLGFPRKEGAKDDCYQVFTKMVARGTFPDSLDELIKEPGETQDKLD, from the coding sequence ATGGCTAAGTTTGTCAGTAATGATTGGGAGATTTATTTTCACCCGCAACTATTTGGTACTCAATATCAAGAATTATTTGACCGTGTTTCCGAACTGCGGAAAAAGTTACCAGAAAGCGAGTTTAAAACCCATGCAACGGTAAAGTTATTCGCTGCAATTACTATTGCCATCGAAACCAAAATTCCTTCCGATCCTCTTGCAAGTCATTTTGCTTTGACGGGAGCATTAAAACGCTATGGACGAGTAAAGAAAATGGGTTTACCGGAAAGATATCGGTTATTTTTTCGAGCGTTTGATACCCCAAAATTAAAGTCGATTGTGATTTTGTGGTTAGGATTTCCCCGCAAAGAAGGAGCGAAAGATGACTGTTATCAAGTGTTTACAAAGATGGTGGCACGGGGGACATTTCCCGATAGTTTGGATGAGTTGATTAAAGAACCAGGGGAAACTCAGGATAAACTCGATTAA
- a CDS encoding exosortase-dependent surface protein XDP2, with protein sequence MKLTNLIASISLVIGSVVVASSSAQAASFTSNVNQKTDAKADILLQSITQNGTTFNDFTFVSEVIALTNTARTNNANSGAASTDRGDNATAPISASEDPNRDDLAKFLGNNNLNNIVDTEDSGIFKMDLVFKNAIFGNAQGTDSLFFWERGMNSDLLIQGFDNTGKLIGNSLKLLRSSQTSAGFKIDTTEIGSAQNVGNWGVSLAQLGVNSLSGVRVISEGKAFNGPDFKLIARTGESKSVPEPGMLLSVGALAGVAFFRCRKQNSAIKAAQ encoded by the coding sequence ATGAAACTCACAAACTTAATCGCTTCCATCAGTTTAGTAATTGGTTCAGTTGTTGTAGCTTCTAGCTCTGCTCAAGCGGCAAGTTTTACTTCCAATGTTAATCAAAAAACAGATGCAAAAGCTGATATTCTCTTGCAGTCTATTACTCAAAACGGTACAACATTTAACGATTTTACTTTTGTCTCAGAAGTTATCGCATTAACAAATACAGCTAGAACAAACAATGCAAATAGTGGTGCTGCGAGTACAGATAGAGGTGATAATGCCACTGCTCCTATTAGCGCTTCTGAAGACCCCAATAGAGATGATTTAGCAAAATTTCTGGGTAATAATAATTTAAATAATATTGTGGATACTGAAGATAGTGGTATTTTTAAAATGGATTTAGTTTTCAAAAATGCTATTTTTGGTAATGCCCAAGGAACTGATAGTTTATTCTTCTGGGAGAGAGGAATGAACAGTGACTTATTAATTCAAGGTTTCGATAATACTGGAAAACTAATTGGTAATTCTCTTAAATTGCTACGCAGTAGTCAAACTAGTGCTGGTTTTAAAATCGATACCACAGAAATTGGTAGTGCCCAAAATGTAGGTAATTGGGGAGTTAGTCTCGCACAATTAGGTGTAAACTCATTGAGTGGGGTTAGAGTTATTTCTGAAGGTAAAGCTTTTAACGGTCCTGACTTTAAATTAATTGCGAGAACAGGGGAATCTAAATCTGTACCCGAACCCGGAATGCTTCTTAGTGTTGGAGCTTTAGCTGGAGTTGCTTTCTTCCGTTGTCGTAAACAAAACTCTGCGATTAAAGCTGCTCAATAA
- a CDS encoding fatty acid desaturase family protein: MKNSTYQWEKPLVNPKILKELHTNVSHSHNWRILIFLTLYVVAADAAFLLSQTITSNWYYLACLPLYVVAAASLHGISLFTHEGVHGVLHQNPHWNRIISIICALPVGQNYSAYKVLHLQHHQHLGLKGDPDHYSNYTKWNWLQFLMHWGRLIIGYPVYLVVIPILGFRQGNAADKIWIVIEVVLLGIVTTALILSPIERDLLISGWLIPMMFINTMVNIRGMSQHTLLEHEFDPILGTRTITTNAVTRFFMCNENYHLEHHLYPGVPWYNLPKLHQELKDELISLQAPFIPSYLSFVCDFVLASFRKSPVGSVVIKK, from the coding sequence ATGAAAAATAGCACTTACCAGTGGGAAAAGCCACTGGTTAACCCTAAAATACTCAAGGAATTACATACTAATGTCAGCCACAGTCATAACTGGCGCATATTGATATTTCTCACTTTGTACGTTGTAGCTGCTGATGCTGCTTTTTTACTATCCCAAACAATTACAAGTAATTGGTACTACCTTGCTTGTTTACCCTTGTATGTAGTGGCAGCAGCTTCATTACATGGCATTAGTTTATTTACCCACGAGGGAGTGCATGGAGTTCTTCACCAAAACCCCCATTGGAATCGCATTATTAGTATTATTTGTGCTTTACCTGTTGGACAAAATTACTCAGCTTATAAAGTTTTACATCTCCAACATCATCAACATCTGGGCTTAAAAGGCGACCCAGACCATTACAGTAATTATACGAAGTGGAATTGGTTGCAATTTTTAATGCACTGGGGACGCTTAATTATTGGTTATCCAGTTTATTTAGTTGTAATTCCAATTTTAGGATTTCGTCAAGGCAATGCCGCAGACAAGATTTGGATTGTGATTGAAGTTGTATTGTTGGGAATTGTGACTACAGCATTAATTCTTTCTCCGATTGAGAGGGATTTACTTATTTCTGGCTGGTTAATACCAATGATGTTTATTAATACAATGGTAAATATTCGTGGTATGAGTCAGCATACGTTGTTAGAACATGAATTCGACCCAATTCTCGGCACGCGAACGATTACAACCAATGCAGTAACACGTTTTTTTATGTGTAACGAGAATTATCATCTCGAACATCATTTATACCCTGGTGTACCCTGGTATAATTTACCGAAATTGCATCAAGAACTCAAGGATGAACTCATCTCACTTCAGGCACCATTCATTCCTTCATATCTATCATTTGTATGCGATTTTGTTCTCGCTAGCTTCAGGAAATCCCCTGTTGGAAGTGTTGTTATAAAAAAATAG
- a CDS encoding relaxase/mobilization nuclease domain-containing protein — protein MIGKIKKGKSFAGLTKYVLEKEEASLICTNLAGDTPQDFYQQLSATKQLNPRVRSPVSHISISFPPSEKPDKEQLQEIIEETLTEMGFEKSLYFAASHNDRNHFHLHIAASRINIDGECVSDWYDKRRLEKVLRNLESQFNLTPVPCSWEVERTAPSTGQKRRMMREKREFELGLRDTEAEKSAVEKIQDAIENVIQPGITMTKFIENLELVGVETSLKISDEGIIQGISYSIDDVTFPGRKLGRNSKACTIEGLAMRGVDFDMERKVTTLTQPTNRDKKQAEETWETVPNTPQHQKKSQIELD, from the coding sequence ATGATTGGCAAGATTAAAAAAGGTAAAAGCTTTGCTGGACTGACAAAATATGTTCTCGAAAAAGAAGAAGCCTCGTTAATTTGTACGAACCTTGCAGGAGATACACCTCAAGATTTTTACCAACAACTCTCAGCAACTAAACAACTAAATCCTAGAGTGCGATCGCCCGTCAGTCACATCAGCATCAGTTTCCCTCCAAGCGAAAAACCAGACAAAGAACAACTTCAGGAAATAATTGAAGAAACACTTACTGAGATGGGATTTGAGAAGAGTTTATATTTCGCAGCATCCCACAATGACCGTAACCATTTTCACCTTCACATTGCCGCAAGTCGCATCAACATCGATGGTGAATGTGTCTCCGACTGGTATGACAAAAGACGTTTGGAGAAGGTTTTGAGAAATTTAGAATCCCAATTCAATTTGACCCCTGTACCTTGCTCCTGGGAAGTTGAGAGAACTGCACCATCTACCGGACAAAAGCGACGGATGATGAGGGAAAAGCGGGAGTTTGAATTGGGACTTCGGGATACAGAAGCAGAAAAAAGTGCGGTTGAGAAAATCCAGGATGCTATAGAAAATGTGATTCAACCGGGAATTACTATGACCAAATTTATTGAGAATTTGGAATTAGTAGGTGTCGAAACATCTCTCAAAATCAGCGATGAGGGTATAATTCAAGGTATTTCCTACTCCATTGATGATGTTACATTTCCAGGTAGGAAATTAGGTCGAAATAGCAAGGCTTGTACAATCGAAGGACTAGCAATGCGAGGTGTTGATTTCGATATGGAACGCAAGGTTACAACATTAACTCAACCCACAAATCGAGATAAAAAACAAGCTGAGGAAACATGGGAAACTGTACCAAATACTCCCCAGCACCAGAAGAAATCTCAAATCGAATTGGACTAA
- a CDS encoding DUF6753 family protein, producing MVHSLRQVKNESYLNRLLEGKDADFQRRVLAVAVEHGLSTSDPLFLIMLATGQLQVLLEDKPNELDNLFKRWSEAIYDHLEKAKRTAVSGQEVEIRKMVDRLIQHCESKERSRLGVMLPAMGLLVVAIAFGVLAGLSVPVWLDGGYVKAKPKLLTVAEVENLRWLKSDRGKLAWNILTWNSESLSNLNCTKNSEQRAVVTKEKRQHITGQSDYCLLRVKPP from the coding sequence ATGGTACATAGTTTGCGACAAGTGAAAAACGAAAGTTATTTGAATCGCTTACTGGAAGGAAAAGATGCAGATTTTCAAAGACGGGTTTTAGCAGTAGCAGTCGAACATGGTCTATCGACGAGTGACCCATTATTCCTGATTATGCTGGCAACTGGTCAACTTCAGGTGTTGTTGGAGGATAAACCTAACGAGCTAGATAACCTATTTAAACGCTGGTCAGAAGCAATTTACGACCACTTGGAGAAGGCAAAACGTACTGCTGTAAGTGGTCAGGAGGTGGAAATCCGCAAGATGGTTGACCGATTAATTCAACATTGCGAGTCAAAAGAGCGCAGTCGTCTGGGGGTAATGTTACCAGCGATGGGATTGTTAGTGGTTGCGATCGCATTTGGTGTTTTGGCTGGATTATCCGTTCCTGTTTGGTTAGATGGGGGATATGTAAAAGCGAAACCGAAGTTACTGACAGTTGCGGAGGTGGAAAACTTGCGGTGGTTAAAAAGCGATCGCGGGAAGTTAGCGTGGAATATTCTGACTTGGAATTCTGAGAGTTTGAGCAATTTAAACTGTACCAAAAATTCGGAACAAAGGGCTGTAGTGACCAAAGAGAAAAGACAACATATTACTGGTCAAAGTGATTATTGCTTATTGCGAGTTAAACCACCTTAA